The Hymenobacter sp. DG01 genome has a segment encoding these proteins:
- a CDS encoding heme A synthase yields MSTPNFVSRFRFVGILTVVAVYVLILVGGIVRSTGSGMGCPDWPKCFGTWVPPTQLSQLPANYKEIYTAQRVEKNKKLAAKLERLGFHQVAGDIFAHPTQYIETDFNPVKTWIEYVNRLVGALIGVFVLATVVFALPYWRRDPIVFWLAFASFVLTGVQGWLGSLVVSTNLLPIMVTIHMGLALVIVALLIYAVDRSQRGREARVEAVQSISGLMIVLWAAVALTFVQIVLGTQVREQIDLVASAANYLNRAGWVNQLGGTFRFHRTFSAALLLLNAYLVYRLYTLPSLRLHKLATAILVFIVGEIVAGVVLAYFSFPAAVQPVHLTLATLLFGAQFLALVAYGQATKLRRQVVTPPVVA; encoded by the coding sequence ATGTCAACTCCTAATTTTGTGAGCCGTTTTCGGTTCGTCGGAATTCTGACGGTAGTAGCTGTGTACGTCCTGATTCTGGTTGGTGGTATCGTACGGAGCACTGGCTCCGGCATGGGCTGTCCGGACTGGCCTAAGTGTTTTGGTACCTGGGTACCCCCTACGCAGTTAAGTCAGTTGCCGGCCAACTACAAGGAAATCTATACGGCTCAACGAGTTGAGAAAAACAAAAAGCTGGCGGCGAAGCTAGAGCGGCTAGGCTTTCACCAAGTAGCCGGTGATATCTTCGCCCATCCTACTCAGTATATTGAAACAGACTTCAACCCGGTGAAAACCTGGATTGAGTATGTCAACCGTTTGGTGGGGGCCCTGATTGGAGTATTTGTGCTGGCAACAGTTGTCTTTGCATTGCCTTATTGGCGTCGGGACCCTATTGTTTTCTGGTTAGCGTTTGCCTCCTTCGTGCTCACCGGAGTACAGGGTTGGTTGGGCTCTCTGGTAGTGTCAACCAACTTGTTGCCCATCATGGTAACTATCCATATGGGCCTAGCACTGGTTATTGTGGCCCTGCTCATTTACGCCGTTGACCGGTCGCAGCGGGGTAGGGAGGCCAGGGTAGAAGCTGTACAGAGTATTTCCGGGTTAATGATAGTACTCTGGGCTGCAGTGGCTCTCACGTTTGTGCAAATTGTTCTGGGTACCCAGGTTCGGGAACAGATAGACTTAGTAGCTTCTGCGGCTAATTACCTTAACCGTGCTGGGTGGGTGAATCAGCTTGGTGGTACATTCCGTTTCCACCGTACATTTTCGGCAGCGCTATTGCTGCTGAATGCGTACCTGGTGTACCGGCTATACACCCTACCTTCCCTACGACTTCATAAGCTGGCTACGGCCATCCTCGTATTTATAGTCGGAGAAATAGTGGCTGGGGTAGTGCTGGCTTACTTTTCGTTTCCGGCAGCAGTACAACCCGTTCACTTGACGCTGGCCACCCTACTCTTCGGTGCACAGTTTTTGGCGTTGGTTGCATATGGGCAGGCCACGAAGTTGCGGCGGCAGGTGGTTACTCCGCCGGTTGTTGCGTAA
- the cyoE gene encoding heme o synthase — protein sequence MSKARAFFQLIKFRLALTVAFSSAIGYLLGAHELDWGRAALVLVGGLAVTGAANTINQIFEIDLDKLMKRTAKRPLPLGIVSVQEAWIFTVILGVAGLALLTFVFNPVAAALSLISLILYGFIYTPLKTISPICVAVGAIPGGMPPLIGWVAATGYLGPEGWILFGIQFMWQFPHFWAIAWVLDEDYKKAGFKMLPTPGKKDLRTAFQIMTYTLVLIPLSLLPFYFGMTSTTYPMVAAICGVLFLMQTFYLMRTVSKKAAMSIMFGSFLYLPIVQIALVLDKI from the coding sequence ATGAGTAAGGCTAGGGCTTTCTTCCAGTTAATTAAATTCCGCTTGGCGCTTACGGTAGCTTTTTCCAGCGCCATCGGCTACCTGCTGGGAGCCCATGAGCTTGATTGGGGGCGTGCGGCATTGGTGTTGGTAGGGGGCTTAGCCGTTACGGGCGCTGCCAATACGATCAACCAGATTTTTGAGATAGATCTGGACAAGCTGATGAAGCGGACGGCCAAGCGGCCACTTCCGCTTGGGATAGTGAGCGTGCAGGAGGCCTGGATTTTTACTGTGATACTGGGCGTGGCGGGGTTGGCGCTGCTAACTTTTGTCTTCAACCCGGTTGCCGCCGCGCTTTCTCTGATTTCCCTGATTCTTTACGGGTTCATTTATACCCCCCTGAAAACAATTTCGCCCATTTGCGTGGCGGTGGGAGCCATTCCTGGCGGAATGCCGCCGCTGATTGGCTGGGTGGCGGCTACGGGCTACCTGGGTCCCGAAGGATGGATCCTGTTCGGTATTCAGTTTATGTGGCAGTTTCCTCACTTCTGGGCCATTGCCTGGGTACTCGATGAGGATTATAAGAAGGCAGGGTTCAAAATGCTGCCTACCCCCGGTAAAAAGGACTTGCGCACGGCTTTCCAGATCATGACCTACACCCTGGTCCTGATTCCGCTCAGCCTGCTGCCCTTCTACTTCGGGATGACCAGTACCACCTACCCCATGGTAGCCGCTATATGTGGAGTACTGTTTCTGATGCAGACCTTTTACCTGATGCGCACCGTCAGTAAGAAAGCAGCTATGAGCATCATGTTCGGCTCTTTTCTGTACCTGCCCATAGTGCAGATAGCCTTGGTGCTGGACAAAATATAG
- a CDS encoding cytochrome c oxidase subunit 3 produces the protein MHPSEALTTKQPATGIHPLRFLLVLMMVSIFMIFAAYTSAYIVRRNEGNWLEFDLPFGFLITTLILAASSASVQWAWFAARKDELGQVRTALVVTTVLGAAFLVGQWQMWEQLVGARIFFAGTDANPSGSFLYVLTGVHAFHLITGLIFLLIVLRKSFNYQVHSRQMLSIGNVTIYWHYLGALWLYLYLFLLLNH, from the coding sequence ATGCATCCTTCCGAAGCATTAACGACCAAGCAGCCGGCCACTGGGATTCACCCTCTGCGCTTTCTGCTGGTGCTGATGATGGTCAGCATCTTCATGATTTTCGCCGCCTACACCAGTGCTTACATCGTGCGGCGCAACGAGGGCAACTGGCTGGAATTTGATCTGCCTTTTGGCTTCCTGATTACTACGCTCATCTTAGCGGCTAGCTCGGCCTCTGTGCAATGGGCATGGTTTGCGGCCCGGAAAGATGAACTGGGTCAGGTGCGTACTGCCCTTGTGGTAACTACTGTGTTAGGAGCCGCTTTCCTGGTAGGGCAGTGGCAAATGTGGGAACAACTGGTAGGCGCACGCATCTTTTTTGCGGGTACAGATGCCAACCCTTCCGGCTCATTTCTGTATGTACTAACCGGCGTCCATGCATTTCACCTGATTACGGGGCTTATCTTTTTGCTGATAGTTTTGCGTAAAAGCTTTAATTATCAGGTGCATTCCCGGCAGATGCTCTCCATCGGCAACGTCACCATTTACTGGCACTACCTAGGCGCGCTTTGGTTGTACCTGTATTTGTTCCTACTTTTGAATCACTGA
- a CDS encoding cytochrome c oxidase subunit 3, with the protein MSTISTTQAISDSALDKPRTGTWDGGNEPFKASYGKLMMWFFLLSDAFTFAAFLTTYGLIRHRHGVYEGTPEAFKFSTNYWPIPEKVFDAFPGLHGTHLPLGFVALMTMILIFSSVTMVLAVEAGHRFDKKDVQKWLLWTILFGATFLSCQAWEWTHFITGTEQGTLMNDGTVFHGANLAMNQYGPVLFADLFFFITGFHGTHVFSGVCLLVWAFIATTNGTFEKRGHYEMVEKIGLYWHFVDLVWVFVFTFFYLV; encoded by the coding sequence ATGTCCACCATTTCCACGACGCAGGCAATTTCTGATTCCGCCCTGGATAAGCCGCGTACCGGCACCTGGGACGGCGGGAACGAGCCCTTTAAGGCAAGCTACGGCAAGCTGATGATGTGGTTCTTCCTGTTGTCAGATGCCTTCACCTTCGCGGCCTTCCTCACCACCTACGGCCTCATCCGCCACCGGCATGGGGTGTATGAAGGTACGCCCGAAGCGTTCAAGTTCTCGACCAATTACTGGCCCATCCCCGAGAAAGTATTTGATGCCTTTCCGGGCTTGCACGGTACTCACCTGCCGCTCGGCTTTGTGGCCTTGATGACGATGATTCTCATCTTCAGCTCGGTTACGATGGTACTGGCAGTGGAAGCTGGTCACCGCTTCGATAAGAAGGACGTACAGAAATGGTTGCTCTGGACAATTCTCTTCGGTGCTACCTTCTTGAGCTGCCAGGCTTGGGAATGGACTCACTTCATCACCGGCACTGAGCAAGGTACGCTAATGAACGATGGTACTGTCTTCCATGGCGCTAACCTGGCCATGAACCAGTACGGCCCGGTGCTGTTTGCTGACCTATTCTTCTTCATTACGGGCTTCCACGGTACGCACGTATTCTCGGGTGTCTGCCTGTTGGTTTGGGCTTTCATTGCTACCACCAATGGCACTTTTGAAAAGCGTGGCCATTACGAAATGGTGGAAAAGATTGGCCTGTACTGGCACTTTGTAGACCTGGTGTGGGTGTTCGTTTTCACCTTCTTCTACCTCGTTTAA
- a CDS encoding cytochrome C oxidase subunit IV family protein: MAQHATHDTVPTGEIPKPNTAWIWKTFWIISAITALEFVIAYLMPASTFRNSIFIILTIFKAFFIVAEFMHLKHETKGLIWSILIPMALLIWLLVALITEGSYIGEAVQNLIN; this comes from the coding sequence ATGGCTCAGCACGCAACGCACGATACCGTTCCGACGGGTGAGATTCCGAAGCCGAATACGGCTTGGATCTGGAAAACCTTCTGGATTATCTCGGCTATTACGGCCCTGGAATTTGTTATTGCCTACCTCATGCCGGCTAGCACGTTCCGCAACTCCATATTCATCATCCTGACCATCTTCAAGGCCTTTTTCATTGTGGCCGAGTTCATGCACCTGAAGCATGAAACGAAGGGTCTGATCTGGAGCATTCTGATTCCGATGGCTCTGCTTATCTGGCTGCTAGTGGCTCTGATAACGGAGGGTTCCTACATTGGTGAAGCAGTTCAGAACCTGATCAACTAA
- a CDS encoding SCO family protein — MRPQQTLVLGLILLVPVLAFLFLKSFGTNRYALPTFLPDRVDSTQVAGKWQRDTVYHQMGDFRLASQSGREVTESELRSKGLYVASFFSSACTTDCPRINGQLVRVQEKFRQEPRVRLASFSVNPEQDSVGVLTRYAEEYGAIAGKWFFLTGDKSAVNRLITQDLRLPAPSGTGPGIVHSSEVFLIDRTGHVRGRYNGTNERDMNRLITEIEVLLYTYDHQ; from the coding sequence ATGAGGCCCCAACAAACGCTGGTGTTGGGCCTTATTCTGCTGGTTCCGGTTCTGGCTTTCTTATTCCTGAAAAGCTTCGGTACTAACCGTTACGCGCTGCCAACTTTCCTGCCCGACCGAGTAGATTCTACTCAGGTTGCCGGAAAGTGGCAGCGCGATACTGTTTATCACCAGATGGGTGATTTCCGGTTGGCGTCGCAATCAGGCAGGGAAGTCACGGAATCGGAGCTACGCAGCAAGGGTCTGTATGTCGCCAGCTTTTTCTCTTCTGCCTGCACTACCGACTGTCCGCGCATCAATGGGCAACTGGTTCGGGTGCAGGAAAAATTCCGGCAGGAGCCGCGGGTACGCCTTGCATCCTTCTCTGTTAACCCGGAGCAGGACTCTGTGGGAGTGCTGACGCGCTACGCCGAAGAATACGGTGCCATTGCAGGCAAGTGGTTTTTCCTTACCGGTGACAAATCGGCGGTGAACCGGTTAATTACACAGGACCTTCGCCTGCCGGCCCCAAGCGGGACCGGGCCCGGAATTGTGCACAGCTCGGAGGTGTTTCTGATTGACCGCACCGGTCACGTCAGAGGGCGCTACAATGGCACCAATGAGCGGGACATGAACCGGCTCATCACTGAAATAGAAGTGTTGCTTTACACCTATGACCACCAATGA